A single genomic interval of Gouania willdenowi chromosome 10, fGouWil2.1, whole genome shotgun sequence harbors:
- the LOC114471172 gene encoding polyadenylate-binding protein-interacting protein 2-like translates to MREPTFSNMPPNTSVSSDVVLINQMNMDENPFAEFMWMENEEDFDRQVEEELREEEFIERCFQEMLEEEEQWEWFIPSRDLPAVTVGQIQEQMVLMGLDLDLDLDLDLEVEVVVVTHSSLNPYAKEFTPGQQKHTM, encoded by the exons ATGAGAGAGCCCACCTTCAGCAACATGCCCCCCAACACCAGCGTGAGCAGCGACGTGGTTCTGATCAACCAGATGAACATGGACGAGAACCCGTTCGCTGAGTTTATGTGGATGGAGAACGAGGAGGACTTTGACCGACag gtggaggaggagcTGAGGGAGGAGGAGTTCATTGAGCGCTGTTTCCAGGAGatgctggaggaggaggagcagtggGAGTGGTTTATCCCGTCCAGAGACCTACCGGCTGTGACCGTGGGACAGATCCAGGAGCAGATGGTCCTGATGGggctggacctggacctggacctggacctggacctggaggtggaggtggtggtggtg ACCCACAGCAGTTTGAATCCGTACGCTAAGGAGTTCACTCcaggacaacagaaacacaccatGTGA